The DNA sequence CGTGACCTGCTGGCGGAGCGTACCCAGGTCTTCTCCCTGGACGGCATAGATCGTCGAGACGCGGACTTCGGATCCGGTTTTGGTGAGAATCCCTCCACCAATACCAAGATAATGTTCCAGGTTCTGATCGTCTACGAATGTCAAAATGCCAGGTAATAATGCTGACAGGAAGTCGACGTGCCGGGGCAGGAGACAGAAGGAACCATTTTCCGCTTCAGCGATCACTTTAGTGACGCTCTGGTCGACCAGGATTTCCGTTGGCAGGAGCACTTTGAGATTCATTTCATGGTTCCCTTTTGTTTTGAGGCGACTTCGTCGATTGAACCAATCATGTAGAGTGTGCGTTCGGAGACATCCTGGAACTCATCATTAAGAATGCGTTCGCAGCCATCCAGTGTTTCGTCCAGTGAAACAAACTTACCCTCATAGCCCGTAAACTGTTCAGTGCTGAAGAAGGGTTGAGTCAAAAACCGTTCCAGGCGACGGGCGCGATTCACAGTCCGTCGGTCTTCACGGGAGAGTTCCTCCAGCCCCAGCATGGCGATGATATCTTTCAGATCTTCATAGTTTGCGAGGGTGCTTCTTACGGATTGCGCAACCTGGTAATGATGATCGCCGACAATCGGTGGCATCAGCATTTTGGAGCTGGAGTTCAGCAGGTCGATTGCGGGATAGAGTCCTTCTGAGGCTCGTTTACGGGAGAGCACAACCGAAGTCGACAGGTGAGCAAAGGTGTGGACCGCGGAAGGATCGGTAAAGTCATCTGCGGGAACATAAACCGCCTGCACGGAAGTAATCGAACCGCTGGTTGTCGTACAGATCCGTTCTTCGAGTTCTGCCAGGTCCGAGGCGAGAGTGGGCTGGTAACCGACGCGGGACGGGAGTTCCCCCATCAGTCCGGAGACCTCGGTTCCTGCCTGAATAAAGCGAAATATGTTGTCGATGAGCAGTAGGACATCCTGGTGCTGTTCATCCCGAAAATACTCAGCCATGGTCAAAGCGGCATGCCCGACACGGAAGCGGGCCCCCGGCGGTTCATTCATCTGACCGAAAACCATGACCGTATTATCGAGTACTCCGGCATCTTTCATTTCGCGGTAGAGTTCTTCCGCCTCACGACAACGCTCCCCGATACCACAGAAGAGACTGACCCCTTTGTGGGCACCGACGACGTTATGAATCAGTTCGGTGATCAATACGGTTTTTCCGACGCCCGCACCACCAAATAGTCCCGCCT is a window from the Gimesia benthica genome containing:
- a CDS encoding F0F1 ATP synthase subunit epsilon encodes the protein MNLKVLLPTEILVDQSVTKVIAEAENGSFCLLPRHVDFLSALLPGILTFVDDQNLEHYLGIGGGILTKTGSEVRVSTIYAVQGEDLGTLRQQVTEQFEAINERERTVRSAIARLEADILRHFVKQGITADV
- the atpD gene encoding F0F1 ATP synthase subunit beta, giving the protein MQQTVSKHDLNLGSILSVRGSVIDAVFPHRLPAVQSELHAGPHQEIIIEVLTQLDSQTVRGIALTSTRGLARGSQILNTGHPLKVPVGQQLLGRMLNVFGEPIDQGTAIEEANWRSIHHPSPALVERPPRSEIFKTGIKAIDLLAPLERGGKAGLFGGAGVGKTVLITELIHNVVGAHKGVSLFCGIGERCREAEELYREMKDAGVLDNTVMVFGQMNEPPGARFRVGHAALTMAEYFRDEQHQDVLLLIDNIFRFIQAGTEVSGLMGELPSRVGYQPTLASDLAELEERICTTTSGSITSVQAVYVPADDFTDPSAVHTFAHLSTSVVLSRKRASEGLYPAIDLLNSSSKMLMPPIVGDHHYQVAQSVRSTLANYEDLKDIIAMLGLEELSREDRRTVNRARRLERFLTQPFFSTEQFTGYEGKFVSLDETLDGCERILNDEFQDVSERTLYMIGSIDEVASKQKGTMK